The genomic region CGCGCATAGTGCGCCAGTTCGTCCGCCTCATGGGCCCGCAGGCGCAGGTTTTCCTTCCGGATACCCAGGTTCACGTACCAGTTGAACCGGGCATCCTTCCAGTAGTTGTACCACTCCTCGTCCGAGCCCGGCTTGCAGAAGAACTCGATCTCCATCTGCTCGAACTCGCGCACCCGGAAGGTGAACTGCTTGGGCGTGATCTCGTTCCGGAAGCTCTTGCCGATCTGCGCGATCCCGAACGGGATCTTCTGCCGCGAGGTCTCCAGCACGTTCTTGAAATTGACGAAGATCCCCTGCGCCGTCTCCGGCCGGAGGTAAACCTGCGCGGCGGTGTCCTCCATCGGGCCCACGAAGGTCTTGAACATCAGGTTGAACTTGCGCGCCTCGGTGAGCTGGCACTCATCGTGCTGGCCGGGGGCCTTGCTCGGCTTCTTCGGGCACTGGGATTCGGCCAGGTGATCCTCGCGGAACCGGCCCTTGCAGGTCTTGCAGTCCACCATCGGGTCGCTGAAGCCCGACACGTGCCCCGACGCCTCCCAGACGCGGGGGTGCATGAGGATCGAGCAGTCCACCCCGGCCATGTCGTCCCGCTCGGTGACGGTGCTCCGCCACCACTCGCGCTTGACGTTGTTCTTGAGCTCCACGCCCACGGGGCCGTAGTCCCAGCAGCCGTTCAGGCCGCCGTAGATCTCCGACGACTGGAACACGAACCCCCGCCGCTTGGCGAGGGAGACGATCTTCTCCATGGTGACGGTCTGGGACACTTTTTTGACGGTTCCTTGCTCGGTTTGGAGTCAGAAATGGCCCGCCTGCCGCTCACGGCCGGACGGGGACCGGTATCTGTCCCGAAGGGTGAGGCAAATCAAGGGGTTGGGGGAGGGCGGGAAGGGTGGCCGAAACCCATACGAAATGGCAGATTTCGGGGGATGCCCAAAGAGCGCCGCCACTGGACCCGTGAGGAGTTGATTCTTGCGTTCAACCTGTACTGCCGGATGTCGTTCGGGCGGCTGCACCGGGGGAATCCGGAGATCATCGCTCTTTCACAGCGGATTGGACGTACGCCCAGTTCCGTCGCCATGAAAGCCTGTAACTTTGCCAGTCTCGACCCCATGCACCGGGAGAGGGGCGTCAAGGGGCTCACAGGGGCGAGTGAAATGGACCGGGCCATTTGGGCGGAGTTCCACCAGAATTGGGAAAAGTTGGCCTTCGAGAGCCAGCGGCAGCTTGCAGATTTGCCGCCAGCAGCGACGATGGCAGATCAAGAAGGCCTCTATTTCCCCAAGGGAGAAACCGAAAAAAGCGTCACGGTCCGAGTGCGGCTCGTTCAAGGATTTTTCCGCGAATCGGTGCTCTCCAGCTATCGGAACGAATGCGCGTTCTGCCGTATCCAGCCGGGCCAACTCCTGAACGCCAGTCATATCGTTCCGTGGAAGGATAACGTCGAAAAGCGGGCCGACCCGACGAATGGCCTCGCCCTCTGTGCGCTCCATGACCGAGCCTTCGACCGGGGGCTGATGACCTTGGACGACGGGCTCAACATAGTGGTGGCGAAGGAGTTGAAGCAGGTGAAGAACCCCTCACCGGTCCACAAGGCGGCCCTAATCGACCTCGAAGGGGAACCGCTCCGAAAGCCCGAAAGGTTCGCACCCGATCCGGATGCCCTCGACTTCCACCGAAATAGCATCTTCGGGAAAATCTCCAACGACCCGGAAGATGAACTCATTGTTCAATAAATCCTGCGCCGTCCTGGCCAAGCTCCCCCTTCAGATCAAGCTCGGTTGAAACCGCAGCGCTAGACACCGGTTTACGGCCTAGCCAGGTACGACTGCAGGGGAAGCTTTCACCATGAAAATCATCCTTGAAATAGACAGTTTGGATTTGGCGCAAATCACCAGCGGGTTAGAGGCCCGCCGGGATGCTTGGAAGCGAACCCTAGACTATTTGCGTGGCATAGACCCTTGCGACGACTTCTTGATTGAAGAGTGCAAAGACGCCAGTGAGGCAGAGGCGATCTACAAGGATTACGATAGGATTTTGTCCGACTTGTACCATCAGGAAACAAGCTACCGCCAGCAAACGGGCCGGGTAATTGGTCAACTGTTATCGTCATTCATGGCAGAGCACCGATAACAGAAGAAGCCTCAATCTCATTTCCGCCCTTCCTCCCCCTCCGCTACACTCCCCCTCTCCCATGCCCGAACCCGTCACCATCACCGCCCGCGACGGCTGGCTCCTGAAGGGCGACCTGCACGAGCCCTCCGGCTCCGCACGGGGGACGGTGCTGGCCGGCCATGCGATGATGGCCAACCGCCGGAGCCTTGACCGGCCGCCGGGGGAGGGACTGGTGGCGACGCTCGTCCGGGGCGGGCTGCGCGTCGTGACGGTGGACGTGCGCGGCCACGGGGAGAGCGGGCCGCTGCCGCCCGAGGGCGGCGCCTACAGCTACGACGACATCGTGGAGAAGGACATTCCGGCGGCGGTGGAGTTCGTCCGCACGCGGTTTCCCGGCAAGGCGGCGCTCCTCGGCCACTCGCTCGTGGGCCACGCGGCGCTCGCCTGGCTCAGCGGGCCGGAGGCGGCGGGAACGGGCGGACTTTCCGCGATCGCCGCCTACGCGCCGAACGCGTGGCTGAAGTCATGCGAGCCGGACGAAAAACGGTGGCAGGCGAAGCTCGCCCAGCTCCGGATGTGGGAGCAGATGTCGCAGGCGAAGGGATATTTCCCCGCCCGGCAGATGAAGATCGGCTCGGATGACGTGTCGGGGCCCTATATCCGGCAGTTCGTCCAGTGGGCCAGCGAGGACCGCTGGGTGTCGCTCGCGGGGCGGGACTACCGGGCCGGGCTCGCCACGCTCCGGATACCACTGCTGGTGGCCGTGGGGGCGGGCGACCGGATGCTCTGCGTGCCCGGATGCTGCGAGCGGTTTCTCTCGCCGGTCCCGGGTGAGCGGATCACCTGGTGGCTCGTCTCGGAGGCGGGCGGCTTCGGCCTCGACGCCGACCACATGCCGCTCGTGACCGACGCCCGCGCCCGCCCGCTGTGGGAACGCACGGCGGACTGGCTCCGGGACCGGCTGGGGTGAGGGCGGCCGTGAAACTACCCAACGGTGACCGGGCAATTATCGACATCCGCAAGCTGACCGGATACTGCCTGAATCCGGACCACCCCACCGGAAAACACAAGGCGAGGCAGTTCGAAGTCGCCGCCGGAATAACCGCACAAAACGCCGGCTCCCTGCGGGACGCCCTCGCGAAGGCGGCCTTTGAGCGTGAAGCCATTACCGTCAAGACCAACGAATACGGCGTCTTTTACCAGATCGACCTTGATTTTCCGGGTCCAGCCGGACCGGTCCGGGTCCGCTCGGCATGGATCATCAACCGGGGCGAGAATGACCCGCGGCTTGTGACCTGTTTCGTCCTCCGGTAGAATTGCCCTCATGAGTGAGCCCATCAGAGAACTGGACGCTGTCGCACTGGCCGAGCCAATCCCCGGCCAGAATCTCCAGCGCGGCCATGTGGGCACGGTGGTTCATCAATATCCGGACGGGACGCTGGAAGTGGAATTCAGTGATTCTCGGGGCGTCGCCTACGCCTTTGCCACAGTCCAGCCGGATCTGCTTATCCGTCTTTACAATGAGCCCCCGAGGGCCAGGGCTGTATAGCGGCCACTCCCCGTTCAGATCGCAAACCTTTTGACGAGGTTCCTGGCGATGAGGGTTTTCAGCACCTCGTTGGAGCCCTCGCCGATCAGCATGAGCGGGGCGTCGCGGTAGAGCCGCTCGATCTCGAACTCCTCGGAAAATCCGTAGCCGCCGTGGATCCGCATGGCCTCGAGCGCGTGGCGGGCGCAGGCCTCCGAGGCGAACAGCTTCGCCATGCTGGCCTCGAGGTCGCACCGCTCGCCGCGGTCCTTCTTCTTTGCGGCGTTCCAGACGAGCAGCTCGGCTGCCTCAAGATCGGTGGCCATGTCGGCAAGCTTGGCGCCCACGAGCTGGTGCTGCCAGATGGGCTTGCCGAAGGTCTCGCGCTCCTGCGCGTATTTCACGGCCGCCGTGAAGGCCGCCCGGAGCACGCCCACGCTGCGGGAAGCCACGTTGATGCGCCCGAGCTCCAGCCCGTTCATCACCTGCAGGAACCCCCTGCCCTCCCATTCGGGTCCGCCCACGAGGTTCGATGCCGGTACCGGGAAATCCTCGAAGGTGAGTTCCGAGGTCGGAACGCCACGCAGACCCAGCTTGGGGATGTTCTTCGACACCCGGAAGCCCGCATGGCCCTTTTCGATGATGAACCCGCTGATGCCGGCGTGCGGCGGATCTGACTGCGGGTTGGTCTTCGCCAGCAGGAAGAAGGCGTTTCCGTCGGAATTGGTGATCCACATTTTCGCGCCGTTGACGCGGTAGACGTCGCCGTCGCGGATCGCCTTCGTGCGCATGGAGGCGACGTCGCTGCCCCCGTGGGCCTCCGACAGGGCGAGCCCGCCGCGCAGTTCGCCCGTGGCCATCCTGGGCAGCCACCGCCGTTTCTGCTCATCGGTACCGAAGGTTTTTACCGAATGGGCCATCATCGTCTGCGTGTTGAGCATCGACGACAGCGTCATCCAGCAGGCGGCAAGCTCGGCCACCACCAGCGCATAGGTGGAGGTGTCCCAGCCAAGGCCCCCGTATTCGGCAGGGATGGTGGCGCCGAACAGGCCCAGTTTCCTGAAGCCCTCCAGCGCCTCGTGCGGGTATTCGTCGTTGTGGTCCCAGCGCGAGACGTGCGGCCGGATATCCTTCTCCAGCCACCGGCGCACCGAGTCCAGTATCTGCGTCTGCTCGCTGTCGGGTTCGATGGGCATGGACGCCAACCTATGCCTTCACGACAAACCCCGCAAGCCGCTTCTGGATGATCTCCTCGGCCTCGCGGACGATCCGCTCCACCAGCACCCTGACCGTCGGAATGTCATGAATGATGCCGATTACCATGCCGGCCGACCAGATGCCGGCCTCCAGGTCGCCCTTGTCGATCACATCCTTGCCCTTGACGCCCGCGACGAGCGGCGCGAGCTCGGCAAAGTCGGTCTGGCCGGGCTTGGCCTCGATCTCAAGCACCTTCTCGGCGACACCGTTCCGGTAGATGCGCGCCGTGTTCCGGAGCGTCCGGAAGATGAGCGCCGTCTGCCGCTCGTCAGATTCGACGATCTTCTGCTTCACGTTGTCGTGGATGGGTGCCTCTTTCGTGGCAAGGAACCGCGTTCCCATGTTGATCCCCTCGGCACCCAGGGCGAGCGCGGCAGCCAGTCCCCGGCCGTCGCCAAAGCCGCCGGAGGCGATGATCGGAATTCTTATCTTGTCGGCCGACGCCGGCAGCAGGATGAGCCCCGGGATGTCGTCCTCGCCGGGATGGCCCGCGCATTCAAAGCCGTCGATACTCACCGCGTCGCAGCCGATCTGCTCGGCCTTCACCCCGTGCCGGACGGAGGTGCACTTGTGGATCACCTTGATCCCGGCCTCCTTGAACATGGGAAGGTATTTCTCCGGGTTGCGGCCCGCCGTCTCGACGATCTTGATGCCTTCCTCGGCGATCACCCTGGCGTACTCGTCATACGGGGTCGGCTTGATGGTGGGAAGGATGGTCAGGTTCACCCCGAACGGCTTTTTTGTCATCTCACGCGTGCGGCGGATCTCCTTGCGCAGATCCTCGGGCGTGGGCTGCGTCAGCGCCGTGATGAATCCGAGCGCACCAGCATTCGCAACGGCCGACACCAGCTCGGCCTTGCCCACATGCTGCATCCCGCCCTGCACGACGGGGTGCTCGATACCAAAGATTTCCGTAAAGCGTGTTTTCAGCATTCCTGTTCCCTTCCCTGCCGGCGGCCTGATCAGCACTGACACCGGCGTCAGCCGGGGATAGTCACCCCCGCCCTGAATGGCAACAGGAAAAACCGGGCCGCCGCCGGGCGGCCCCGAAAGCCCTCGTTGACCCGCCCCCACGCGGGAAGCTACTAGAAATCCCGGCCGCCGGTTTCCGCCGCCGGAGCGGCTTATTCCCAAGCGAGGCGGACCAGAAAAGGGTGGGTTCCATGTCTGAAACCAGGTCCAGCCGCCGGCCCTCCAGCCCGATTGCCAACCTCCAGCGCGAACTCCGCAAGCGCGGGCAGGCCCAGATGCAGCAGATGATGGGCAAGATGATGCAGAACCCGGAACTGATGAAGTCGGCCGGCCAGGCGATGGCCCTGCTCTCGCAGGTAAACCAGGCACGCGCCAAGGGCGTAAAGCCATTGAACGAGGTGTTCGCCGATATCGACCGGGCCATCGAACGGCTGGACAAGAAAGTTGACCAGATGACGGCCCGCCTCAACGACCTTGCCGCCAAGGCCGACAAGCTCGCCGCCAAGCCGTCGGGAAACTGAACGCGATCCTGCCCGAACCCGCATACCCTCTTTCCGACGGGGAAGTAGGGCCGTCATCTCCATGACCGCACCCACGCCGTCCGACCTGAAGCATTATCTCGCCTTCGCCAGCGAGACTGGCCGCGCTGCGGGCCAGCTCATCCGTGAAAAACTGCGCGAACAGAAAACTTTCCGGTCCAAAAGCGCCGAAACGGATCTCGTGACGGAGACCGATCTGGCGGCCGAACGGCTCATCGTCGCTGCCATCGGGAAGAGCTTCCCCGGCCATTCGATCCTCGGCGAAGAAGGAACCGGGGACCGGCACTCCGGGGCCGGCTACCAGTCCGGTTACTGCTGGGTCATTGATCCCATTGACGGGACCACGAACTTCGCCCATGGGCACCCCATTGTGGGCTGCTCGATCGGCCTGACGTGGAACGGCGAGCCAGTGGCCGGTTGCGTGAATTGTCCGGGGCTCAACGAGGAGTTCCTTGCTGCCAAGGGGCTCGGTGCGACGCTGAATGGCGAGCCGATCCGGGTTTCCGGCGTGCCCACCCTGTCCCGGTCCCTCCTCGCCACCGGGCTGCCCTATGACCGGCGTGAACGGGCCGACCATTACCTCGCCCGCTGGAAAAAGTTCCTGATGGTGTCACACGAAATCAGGCGGCTGGGGTCGGCCTCCATCGACCTGTGCTGGGTCGCCGCCGGCCGCGTGGACGGTTACTGGGAGGAAAACCTCAAGCCCTGGGATATCGCCGCCGGCATCATCATCGTCCGCGAGGCGGGCGGAATGGTTACCGGTTTTGCGGGCGAACCGCACGACCTGAACGGCCGGGAGACACTGGCCACCAACGGCCTCATCCATTCGGAGATGTCAGCCCTCCTAAAGGGCTGAAACCTTATCCGAGAATATCCGCCAGTTCGGCGAGGATCTTCCCTGAATGGGAGACTCCTGAAAATGCCTCCAGTTCGACAAGCCCGGTTGGCGAGGTGACGTTGATCTCGGTCAGATATCCGCCAATTACATCAAGACCAACGAAAAAAAGTCCGTGTTCGAGGAGCGATGGTGCCAGTGCGTCGATCAGTTCCCGTTCACGCGGTGTAATGCGTGCCGGTTCCGCCTTCCCACCGGCGGCCAGATTCGACCGGGCCTCACCCCGGCTGGCAACGCGATTGATCGCTCCAAGCGGAATGCCGTTCCAGAGGAGTATCCGCTTGTCGCCCTTTTTCACCGCCGGGAGAAATCTTTGCGCCATCACGGGACGTGTTCCGCGCCGGGTGATCTCTTCCCAGATGACGCCGTGGTTCTCCCCCTTCAGGTCCCATATGTAGACGCTCCGTCCTGCAAACCCGTCCAGCGGCTTCAGCACGATCCGTCCGCCCTGCTCCCGGCAGAACGCATCGATATCATCCCGCCGTGCAGTCACCAGTGTCGGAGGCATCCAGTCCGCGAAGTTGAGGGCGAAGAGTTTTTCGCTGGCAGCGCGGATACCCTCCGGCTCATTGATTACCGGTGCCCTGGAGTAGTCCAGCATCCACAGGGCCTGGAAATACTGCTGGTCAACCGGTGGATCCTTGCGCATCAGGATTACATCCACCTCGCTGCTCCTGACTGTCACCGGCTTACCACGTACCTTCCAGAATGATGTCTCCGGGCGGGTGCGGGTGCCCTGCCGGATCACCACTTCGGTCAGGCAGAGCTTCAGCTCCGGCCCCTGCAACGAAAGCCCACCTGTTTCACAAACAAGTGTCCGATGGCCCATCCTGGAGGCGGTCTCCAGGAGTTGAAGCGTTGTATCGTGAAATGGCACCAGTGTGTGCACAGGATCGATAATGGCTGCGATGATAAGCTTGCCCATAAGCAGGGAAGAACCTGTCCCGGCACGCCTCACAGGGCAAGACAGATAAAAACTGGACACTGTTGTCTAGGTTGACTGAACCCGTTAGGTTGGGCCGGTTTACGTTTATGGCCCCGCAGCTTTCACCCCAGATGCAGGAACACCGCCAGAAGCGGCTTCTTACGGTCGCCATGGAGGTGTTTGCCGAAAAGGGATATCACGATACGTCGGTGGACGATATCCTAGAACGGGCAGAGATCGCCCGTGGCACCTTTTACCGGTATTTCGACAACAAGCGGGACTGTTTCGCACAGGCGCTCGACTACTTCTTCGAGCAGATGATGAACTTCATCCGTCCGCTCGACATTTCCGAACTATCGCTTGAGCAGTACCAGTCACTGTTCCGGACCCTGAGCCGGTCAGTTCTGAATAACCCCGGCAACCGGAAGTTCACCCGGCTGGTGCTTCTGGAAGCGCCGACGCTGGGCACCGACTTCCGCGACCGGATTGACCGCTTTTTCGACAGCCTTGTCAATCTCGTCGCCGCCTACATCCGCAAGGCGGTCGACAAGGGACGAATCGCCCCGATCGATCCCGTGTCGGCGGCCCACGGAGTTTTGGGGCTCGGAAAAGAGGCCCTGCTGCTCTGGTACCGGAACGACCCAGCCAAACCGGGGGTCGATACCCTGATAGAAAACCTGCTCCAGCTCGCCTTCTTCGGAATGATGCCGAGAAAATAGATCCTACAGGGCCACTTCATCGTTCCGGCGGGCGATGACCGCTTCAATGCCGAGATCGGTCTTCAGTGCTTTTGAAAGTCCATTCAGTGCACTGGATTCCCCATGAACCAGGGCGACTGTTCGGGGAGTCTTGCCCAGTTCCTTTACATAACGGACCAGATCTCCCTGATCGCCGTGGCCGGAAAACACGTCGAGGTGGTCCAATTCAGCGCAGACCGGAACCTGTTCGCCGAAGATACGCAGCTCCTTCGCGCCATTGACCAGCGCCGACCCCCGTGTGCCCTGCGCCTGAAAACCGACAATCAGTATCTTGGTGGAAGGATCCGCCATCCGGTTTGCCAGATGATGCAGAATCCGGCCGCCCGAGACCATTCCGCTTCCGGCGATGATAATCGCGGGCCCCTTCACGTTGTTCAGTTCCTTGGAATCTCCGACCGTTTGCGTGATGTGAAGCGACTTCCAGCCTTTCACACCCTTGCCATGCCCGAGCATCCGGGCGATTTCAGCATTGTGTTCGTCCTCGTAGCGGGCATACAGGCGCGTCACGTCGCTGGCCATCGGAGAATCAATGTAAACCGGCGTGGGGGGAATGCGCCCGGTCAGTTCAAGTTCTTCGATGAGATACAGGAGATGCTGGGTCCGGCCAAGCGCGAAAGAGGGTATCAGGATCACCCGCTTGTTCTGGTGTGCATCCTGGATATGCCGCTCCAGCCAGTCACGAGGGTCTGTCTCCTCATGGTGACGGTCTCCATAGGTTGATTCGAGGCAAAGCAGATCGAGAGCATTGGAAAGCTCCACCCTGGCAGGCGGGTCCATGAACTTGAGGTCGTAACGGCCCAGATCGCCGGAGAAAAGCAGCCGCTTTGTGCCCCCAGGCGCATCAAATTCGATATACGCCTGTGCAGAACCGACAATGTGCCCGGCCGGATGAAACGTCACCCGGACGCCGGGAATTACTTCCTTCGGTTCCCCATATGGAACGCCCCGGAGGTACCGGATCACCGCTTCGGCATCACTCCGCGTGTAAAGCGGCAGCGCAGGCTGGTGGCGCGAATAGCCCCGGCGGTTTACGAAACGGGCCTCTTCCTCCTGCAGATAACCCGCATCGGGCAGCAGGATATCGCACAGGTCGACAGTCGCCGGGGTCGCATAAAAGAACCCCTTGTAACCGAGCAGATTGAGACGGGGGATAAACCCGGAATGATCGATATGGCTGTGGGTGACAATGACCGCCTTCAGTTCACGGACCGGGAAATCGAGTTTCGCCCAGTTCAGGTCCTTTATATCCCGCCCACCCTGGAAAAGCCCGCAGTCCACCAGCACCAGTCCCTTGTGTGTGTGGATCAGGAACTTCGATCCCGTGACGGTGCCGGCTCCACCCAGAAAACGGACTTTGGGAGCAAATGACATGGTGATCCTTTCGTTACTCGACCAGTTCCGGATACTGCGGAAGCTCACGGACCAGTTCCGGCTCGTGAGAGGGCCAGATATGAATCTCCGGAACACGGGCTGAAAGCTCCCGTATTTCAAGAATAGTCTGCCATGCCCGCTTGCGATCTTCGTCAGCCGACCGTCCGTATAGAACCCCCTTGGGCGCCGGGAGCCGGTAGTTGTCACGGATATACACGCCATCGCCCGCAAGGAGCGCCCGGCCCGACGCAAGATGTATCAGCGCACCCAGAGAGCCAGTGCAGTGTCCCGGCAGATCAACCAGATAGATACTTCCGTCGTTCATTAGATCCCATGTCGAGATAAACGGCCCCAATTTGGGTCCCTTCCCCAGCGGCGCCTCCCGCGTCCGTCCCCCTGGCAGATCGGCAGGGTTCAACCCCCGCAGATGCCGTCTCCAGCTCCGGGCAAGCCTGAATACACCGGGCCCTACCACGACGTCTGCATCCGGGAAGCGGTCAATATCTCCCGTGTGGTCGAAGTGATGGTGCGAATAAATGACGGTTCCGATATCCGCTGGATCCACGCCTGCGGCCTTCAGCCGGGAAGCGGCGTCTTCACCCCGTATCACCTCAGGCAGCATCCCCATCAGCTTTGCCACAGGTACAAGCGGAGCAAGTCTGGATCGCCCCGGTGCGGCGAGAAACGCCGGCAGGCCGAGATCGAACAGTATTTTTCGCGCAGGATGCTCGATCAGGAAGGCGAGCGACGGAATGCGAATGGTACCCGGCGGGCTGCCTTCGCACATGTACTGCCGTGCCACCGGTATAAATCCGGTAGAGATAATTCCCACGCGGACGGATGATTCTCCGGCAGGCGGCGGCCAGCCGTACCAGGGAACCGCAACTTCAGGGGATGACGTCACAGGCATCTCGCGACAGTATAACCGTGACGTCACCGAGGGGAAGAAGGTGCAGGTGTTTTGCCTTCACGCTCCCCTTGTCTGCGCCATTGCCTCGTCAGTGATCTTCTGGTTCCAGTTGGCGATCTCCTGGGAGATCTTCATGGAGCAGAACTTCGGACCGCACATGGAGCAGAACTCTGCTGTCTTGAACACTTCCTGCGGGAGCGTCTCGTCGTGCATCTCCCGGGCGCGTTCGGGATCAAGCGAGAGGCGGAACTGTTCCTTCCAGTCGAAAGTGTAGCGTGCCTTCGAAAGCGCATCGTCGCGATCCCGGGCTCCCTTGCGGTGCCGGGCAATGTCGGCGGCATGAGCAGCAATCTTGTAGGCGATAATTCCCTGACGCACATCCTCAAGGTCAGGCAGCCCCAGATGTTCCTTCGGAGTGACATAACAGAGCATGGCTGCGCCACTCCATCCGGCCAGCGCCGCGCCGATGGCGCTCGTGATATGGTCATAGCCGGGAGCAATATCGGTAACGAGCGGACCCAGCACGTAGAACGGCGCCTCATTGCAGACCTGCATCTGCCGCCTGATGTTCATGTCAATCTGGTCCATCGGCACATGGCCGGGACCTTCCACCATCACCTGCACGTCGCGCTCCCATGCCCGGCGTGTCAGTTCCCCCAGCGTATCCAGCTCGGCGAACTGCGCCCGGTCAGAGGCATCGGCGAGACAGCCTGGGCGGAGGCTGTCGCCGAGCGAGATCGAGACATCGTACTTTGCGCAGATATCGAGCACGCGATCGTAGTGTTCATAAAGCGGGTTCTGCTTGTGGTGATGAATCATCCACTGCGCCATGAGCGATCCGCCGCGGGAGACGATGCCCGTCAGCCGGTCCGCCACGAGCGGCAGGTGCTCCAGCAGAATGCCGCAGTGGAGCGTCATGTAGTCCACGCCCTGCCTTGCCTGGTGCTCGATGTTCTCAACCAGCAGGTCCGCCGTCAGGTCTTCTACCCGATCCACCTGCTCCATCGCCTGATAGATCGGCACGGTCCCGATAGGTACCGGCGAGTGACGAATGATGGCATCACGGATTGTATCGATGTTTTTTCCGGTGGAAAGATCCATCACCGTATCGGATCCAAGCCGGACGCACAGGCGGAGTTTTTCCAGCTCTTCCTCGATCCCGCTCGACACAGCCGAGTTTCCGATGTTCGCATTGATCTTGCACCGGGAACCGATGCCAATGCACATGGGCTCCAGGTTCACATGGTTGATATTGGCGGGGATAATCATGCGTCCGAGGGCTACCTCGGCCCGCACAAACTCAGGGGAGAGTTCCTCACGCATGGCAACATGGTGCATCTCCTCGGTAACGACACCCTGCCGTGCGTAGTGCATCTGCGTGACGTTTCCGCCCTTGCGGTTTTTGACCC from Deltaproteobacteria bacterium harbors:
- the thiC gene encoding phosphomethylpyrimidine synthase ThiC, producing MRSEWVKNRKGGNVTQMHYARQGVVTEEMHHVAMREELSPEFVRAEVALGRMIIPANINHVNLEPMCIGIGSRCKINANIGNSAVSSGIEEELEKLRLCVRLGSDTVMDLSTGKNIDTIRDAIIRHSPVPIGTVPIYQAMEQVDRVEDLTADLLVENIEHQARQGVDYMTLHCGILLEHLPLVADRLTGIVSRGGSLMAQWMIHHHKQNPLYEHYDRVLDICAKYDVSISLGDSLRPGCLADASDRAQFAELDTLGELTRRAWERDVQVMVEGPGHVPMDQIDMNIRRQMQVCNEAPFYVLGPLVTDIAPGYDHITSAIGAALAGWSGAAMLCYVTPKEHLGLPDLEDVRQGIIAYKIAAHAADIARHRKGARDRDDALSKARYTFDWKEQFRLSLDPERAREMHDETLPQEVFKTAEFCSMCGPKFCSMKISQEIANWNQKITDEAMAQTRGA
- a CDS encoding MBL fold metallo-hydrolase produces the protein MSFRSIRNWSSNERITMSFAPKVRFLGGAGTVTGSKFLIHTHKGLVLVDCGLFQGGRDIKDLNWAKLDFPVRELKAVIVTHSHIDHSGFIPRLNLLGYKGFFYATPATVDLCDILLPDAGYLQEEEARFVNRRGYSRHQPALPLYTRSDAEAVIRYLRGVPYGEPKEVIPGVRVTFHPAGHIVGSAQAYIEFDAPGGTKRLLFSGDLGRYDLKFMDPPARVELSNALDLLCLESTYGDRHHEETDPRDWLERHIQDAHQNKRVILIPSFALGRTQHLLYLIEELELTGRIPPTPVYIDSPMASDVTRLYARYEDEHNAEIARMLGHGKGVKGWKSLHITQTVGDSKELNNVKGPAIIIAGSGMVSGGRILHHLANRMADPSTKILIVGFQAQGTRGSALVNGAKELRIFGEQVPVCAELDHLDVFSGHGDQGDLVRYVKELGKTPRTVALVHGESSALNGLSKALKTDLGIEAVIARRNDEVAL
- a CDS encoding MBL fold metallo-hydrolase, whose amino-acid sequence is MGIISTGFIPVARQYMCEGSPPGTIRIPSLAFLIEHPARKILFDLGLPAFLAAPGRSRLAPLVPVAKLMGMLPEVIRGEDAASRLKAAGVDPADIGTVIYSHHHFDHTGDIDRFPDADVVVGPGVFRLARSWRRHLRGLNPADLPGGRTREAPLGKGPKLGPFISTWDLMNDGSIYLVDLPGHCTGSLGALIHLASGRALLAGDGVYIRDNYRLPAPKGVLYGRSADEDRKRAWQTILEIRELSARVPEIHIWPSHEPELVRELPQYPELVE